The window TGTAAATCGTACCCGGTCAACTACGGATCGAAATACAAGAATCAATCGATCTGCTGATGTAAACAATCGAATTCAGGCTGACAGGAACCGAAGCAGAGTAGAATCAAACAGTCCTCAAAATCGAAGAGAGCGATCTCTCAACACACTCCGAAACAAGCTTTTGGATCGGGAAAAAGTTGAAGCTCCGGCAAGAGATAACTATAACAGGTCTACAACCAGAAGTAGTGGTACAAGTTTCTTCAATAACAGTGCCGTACGGCAGATCAAAAAACATGTGTTAGGCAACAGTCGATCAAGAAGTAGCAGCAGCAGTCGTTCATCATCTGTTGGGCGGTCTTCCTCTTCTTCGAACGGTCGATCCTCTTCTGTAAGCCGGACAAGGTCAAACAACTCTTCACGTTCAACTGTACGCTCCAGCCGGAGTTCCTCTTCATCGAAAAGCCGGGGATCATCCAGCAGAAGCCGATCCTCCTCGTCATCGAGGGACAGAAACTAAATTTGGTTTAAGATCGTATTAAAGAAGTCTGTAAAAATCATCTAAGGTAGGCGAGCTATGCGAAAATTTTTAAAAATTACCATCCTGTTTGTACTGATATTTGGCGTGGAAAAGGCCATTTCTCAGCATCCCAATAATAATCTTCTTTATAGCAATCAAGCTACACTTTTCGGGGATCAGGGAGTTTCTTTTGATCCCGTTTCAATCGTCCTTCCCGGTACAGCTACAAAATCTGGCATCGGCTCGTTTATGGACAATCCTGCCGGTATTGCCCTCTATGAAAAGAGTTATTTTGATTTTGGTTTATCGTACGGAAGCGTTCAGGAAGATGCTACCTATTTGGGAAATTCAAGAACTCAGGACAACAATCAGTTTAACATGTCGAATATTGGTTTTTTGTACAAATTTCCGACAGAACAGGGCAGTTTTGTAATTGGGGCTGCTTATACAAGGCATACATCTTTTAACAGGGGAGTGGGATTCAGAGCCCGGAACGAATCCAGTACTATAACCGATCAGTTTAAAACCGATGGGTCTCCCTACCAGGATATTGCATTTAATACGTATGCCACAGATTACGGCGATGAGTTCCAGGACTGGGATGAGTCTGTTTTTCGAATTGGATTTGAGCAGTTTGGCGATTACCTGGGTGTTCGACAGCAGGGTGAAATACTACAGGATGGCGGTGGCGGAGAGTACTCTCTGTTTTTTGCTACAGAGTTCCAGAAAAACTTGATGGTGGGTGCAAGTATTGGATTACTATCCGGGAAATTTGAATACGACCGAATTTTCCAGGAGATCGACGAATTTAATGACTATAACAGCCAGATTATTGACAGCGATGATGATGGTACGTTTGATACAGATATCGACAATTTATTACTGGATGACAATTTAAGCACCCGGTATAATGGATTCCGAGCCCGTGCGGGACTTCTTTACAAATTAACGGAGAATCTGAACGTGGGTGTCAGTTACACACTGCCAACAAAAATTACGATTGATGAAACGTTTGACGCTACCCTTACAACGACATTTGATAATGGCACCGAGTTCAGTGACGGTACAGACAGCGAATTTTCTTACAACGTGAACTATCCGGGGATGTTGAAAATTGGCGCAGCTCTGCAAAATTTGTCGGGTCTTTCGGTATCACTTTCTGCTGAATATGTGGACTATTCTAATACTGAAATTGAGTTTGAAGAGAGTGAACTCTTTGAGGATGAAGTACTGGAAAATGATTTCATCCGGGAAGCCTATCAATCCGTTTGGAGTTATCGTGCCGGTTTTGCATATGATGTAAACCCGGGCCTAACCCTTCGCGGCGGGTATGGTTTTAAACCCAGTAGATTTGATGACGGAATCGATGATAAAACTGCGTATTCGTTTGGTGCAGGTTTTACGGTGGGAGAGGGGCTTCGGTTTGAGGCCGCTGCCCGCTATCTAACCTGGGATGAAGAATCCACTGTTTACGAGTACGGTGAGTATAATTACGAACCTCTGCCCGATAACCTGCCTGCCGTAAATTTCCGGTCTGAAACGGCAAACAGGGCAGTCAATCAATGGCAAATACTGGGGACTATCCGGGTTAGGATGTAAAAAAACGTCCGCAAACCGGGTAGAAATGCGGACGTTAATGATAGCTCTAAATATTAAAAGCTGTTCTCTTCAGATCTTGAACTAACCTTTTTTAGGGTTTACACTTAGCACGGCTGTTTTTACATGCCGTATAACGTTAGCCGTTGTGCTTCCCATCATCAAATAGTTGATACCTGTTCTGCCTACGGTTGCCATTACAATCAGATCATAATCATTATTTTCTACATGGTTGAAAATAGCTTCGTGCACAGAATCTTTAGACACGATTACCTGGTTGCTCACATTACCATTAATTCTTCCGAAATGTTCTTTTTCGAGAAGTTTTAAACGCTCCTCACGAATTTTTCGAAGAGAAAGATCTTTTTCATCCTCATCAAACTGTTCAAAGCTGAGCACATGCAACAGTTCTACCGTTCCCCCCGATTTTTCAGCAATATCTATTGCATATGGATATGCTTCAGCCGCATTATCAGAGAAATCGGTTGTTACCAGTATTTTATCAAAATTATCTACATCCGATTCGTTTTCAACGACCATTACCGGTGTGTGGGCAAGCCGTACAACTTTTTCAGCTACTGAACCAAGCAGGAAACGTGAGAAAGCCTGTTCGTCCATGGCTGCTCATGATAATGTAATCGTATTCTTCCGAGGCATCTATAATACCTTCCGCCGGATTTCCCAAAACCACAGCAGGGTCCTGCAATCTGCTCTTATCAACAAGGCTCTCTGCCACCTCTTTTGCGCGGCTAACCAACTTTTCCTCCAAATTTTCAAAATTCTGATACATTTTTGAGCTTAATCCTAACGCATAAGGTTCGTCCAGTTCAGATATTGGAAGATGTGAATAAAAGGGTGTAACTGTTCCATCAAAAAGTTTCGCAAATTTATTTGCTACTTTTAAAGCTTTTTGGCTGCGCTCGGAAAAATCAATTGGGACAAGAATTTTCATTTGAGTATTTAATTAGTTGAATTTTATGCTGTTATAGCTTCATTGATTAATTATAATTTCACTAAAATCTGTTTAAACGTAAACAGACAATGAACTCTTAAATTCGGGATTAATTAAATTGACTGGAGT of the Balneolaceae bacterium genome contains:
- a CDS encoding universal stress protein, producing MDEQAFSRFLLGSVAEKVVRLAHTPVMVVENESDVDNFDKILVTTDFSDNAAEAYPYAIDIAEKSGGTVELLHVLSFEQFDEDEKDLSLRKIREERLKLLEKEHFGRINGNVSNQVIVSKDSVHEAIFNHVENNDYDLIVMATVGRTGINYLMMGSTTANVIRHVKTAVLSVNPKKG
- a CDS encoding universal stress protein gives rise to the protein MKILVPIDFSERSQKALKVANKFAKLFDGTVTPFYSHLPISELDEPYALGLSSKMYQNFENLEEKLVSRAKEVAESLVDKSRLQDPAVVLGNPAEGIIDASEEYDYIIMSSHGRTGFLTFPAWFSS
- a CDS encoding outer membrane protein transport protein; its protein translation is MRKFLKITILFVLIFGVEKAISQHPNNNLLYSNQATLFGDQGVSFDPVSIVLPGTATKSGIGSFMDNPAGIALYEKSYFDFGLSYGSVQEDATYLGNSRTQDNNQFNMSNIGFLYKFPTEQGSFVIGAAYTRHTSFNRGVGFRARNESSTITDQFKTDGSPYQDIAFNTYATDYGDEFQDWDESVFRIGFEQFGDYLGVRQQGEILQDGGGGEYSLFFATEFQKNLMVGASIGLLSGKFEYDRIFQEIDEFNDYNSQIIDSDDDGTFDTDIDNLLLDDNLSTRYNGFRARAGLLYKLTENLNVGVSYTLPTKITIDETFDATLTTTFDNGTEFSDGTDSEFSYNVNYPGMLKIGAALQNLSGLSVSLSAEYVDYSNTEIEFEESELFEDEVLENDFIREAYQSVWSYRAGFAYDVNPGLTLRGGYGFKPSRFDDGIDDKTAYSFGAGFTVGEGLRFEAAARYLTWDEESTVYEYGEYNYEPLPDNLPAVNFRSETANRAVNQWQILGTIRVRM